Genomic window (Cucumis sativus cultivar 9930 chromosome 2, Cucumber_9930_V3, whole genome shotgun sequence):
TAGAATTTTCTCAGAATGGTTAGTCTAAGTTGTGTTGTAGCAAAATGCAGCGGGATTCAGATTAACTGTTTGATAATTTGTTTCTACGACTATAGAAGCATTTTTATGGAATATTTCATGGATGCAGAACTGTTTGTTGTGGATAGTACTTTACAAACAGATCTGCTGAATATATAGTTTGGTTGAGGCTATTGAAAAGTCCTTTTGGAAGTTCCAGAATCAATCCTTCCCAACCTGTTCATTAAGATTGGTAAAATGCATCATCTTCTAGCCTTTTTACTCTATAGTCAAAGGAAATGAGGGGTGAGATGCACGAATGGCTGTAACCAAACCACTCTAACCAATTAAAGTTTGAAGAACAAACTGTTGagctattttcttcttttaccatttttgtttagttaagTATGGATACCATTTTGCAGATGTGCGCTCTTGTATTTATTGGAACGAATGGGGAGACATACTTCAATACAGTTTCTTTGGTTTCTTGTGTACAAAACTTCCCGAAAAGCAGAGGCCCTGTGGTCGGGATTCTGAAAGGCTTTGCTGGTTTAAGTGGTGCTATTTTGACTCAGACATATGCAATCTTCCATTCTCCTGAATCAGCCAATCTTATATTTATGGTTGCAGTAGGCCCTGCACTGGTGGCTATTGGTGTGATGTTTTTTATCAGACCTGTTGCCGGTCATCGACAAGTAAGGCCGTCCGATGGCATGAGCTTTACTAGTGTTTATGGTGTCTGCCTCCTTTTGGCTGCATATTTGATGGGAGTCATGCTTATTGAGGATCTTGTTACCTTGAGCCCCATTGTGATAACCATATTTACTGTGGTTATGTTTGTCATCCTTCTTACGCCCTTTTTTATTCCCGTGTCATTGACTCTTAGCTCGGAGGCAACAACATATGCTGAGCAAGAGGCTCTCTTGCCACCGTCTGAGAAAGAGGAACCTGCTAGAACTGAGCCAGATGGTAATGAAGTGATATTTAGTGAGGTGGAAGATGAAAAATCCGAGGGAGAGGACTTACTTCCTGCATCAGAGAGACAAAAACGCATTGCTCAGTTGCAAGCAAAACTATTGCAAGCAGCCGCAGAAGGAGCAGTAAGAGTCAAGAGGAGGAAGGGTCCACGTCGAGGGGAAGACTTCACTTTGGGTCAAGCTTTAATCAAAGCAGACTTTTGGCTTATATTTTCCTCCCATCTTCTTGGTTCTGGAACTGGATTGACCGTGATCGATAACCTCGGACAGATGAGCCAGTCTTTAGGTTACGATAATACACATATCTTTGTATCCCTGATCAGCATATGGAACTTTCTCGGCCGTGTGGGTGGTGGATATCTATCTGAGATTGTTGTGAGGTacaaaagtttgttttagttGTCTGAACGCCagtaaataa
Coding sequences:
- the LOC101211655 gene encoding protein NUCLEAR FUSION DEFECTIVE 4 isoform X2 codes for the protein MCALVFIGTNGETYFNTVSLVSCVQNFPKSRGPVVGILKGFAGLSGAILTQTYAIFHSPESANLIFMVAVGPALVAIGVMFFIRPVAGHRQVRPSDGMSFTSVYGVCLLLAAYLMGVMLIEDLVTLSPIVITIFTVVMFVILLTPFFIPVSLTLSSEATTYAEQEALLPPSEKEEPARTEPDGNEVIFSEVEDEKSEGEDLLPASERQKRIAQLQAKLLQAAAEGAVRVKRRKGPRRGEDFTLGQALIKADFWLIFSSHLLGSGTGLTVIDNLGQMSQSLGYDNTHIFVSLISIWNFLGRVGGGYLSEIVVRDFAYPRPIAMTIAQVLMIFGHVFIGMGWPGAMYIGTLITGLGYGAHWAIVPATASELFGLKKFGALYNFITLSTPMGSLVFSGLIASSIYDSEAEKQARNHLTQFQSSSSFWFTRLYTEGPHKCEGAICFFLTCMIMGGFCAIAAILSLILVHRTKGVYHNLYGKSRTSTLS
- the LOC101211655 gene encoding protein NUCLEAR FUSION DEFECTIVE 4 isoform X1 — encoded protein: MGRWNDKLVAFINNRWLVFVAAIWLQSWAGIGYLFGSISPIIKTNLSYNQRQISRLGVAKDLGDSVGFLAATLTEILPFWGSLLVGAIHNFVGYGWVWLIVTGRAPVLPLWAMCALVFIGTNGETYFNTVSLVSCVQNFPKSRGPVVGILKGFAGLSGAILTQTYAIFHSPESANLIFMVAVGPALVAIGVMFFIRPVAGHRQVRPSDGMSFTSVYGVCLLLAAYLMGVMLIEDLVTLSPIVITIFTVVMFVILLTPFFIPVSLTLSSEATTYAEQEALLPPSEKEEPARTEPDGNEVIFSEVEDEKSEGEDLLPASERQKRIAQLQAKLLQAAAEGAVRVKRRKGPRRGEDFTLGQALIKADFWLIFSSHLLGSGTGLTVIDNLGQMSQSLGYDNTHIFVSLISIWNFLGRVGGGYLSEIVVRDFAYPRPIAMTIAQVLMIFGHVFIGMGWPGAMYIGTLITGLGYGAHWAIVPATASELFGLKKFGALYNFITLSTPMGSLVFSGLIASSIYDSEAEKQARNHLTQFQSSSSFWFTRLYTEGPHKCEGAICFFLTCMIMGGFCAIAAILSLILVHRTKGVYHNLYGKSRTSTLS